From Candidatus Polarisedimenticolia bacterium, the proteins below share one genomic window:
- a CDS encoding cobalamin-binding protein, producing the protein MSEALDLEGYPRRIVCLTEETTEILYLLGAGERVVGISGYTVRPPEARSKPKVSSYLDANFEKILGLKPDLVLAFSDLQADLARELIVRGAPVMTFNQRSLEEIYQTIRILGGMIGREPEGRALAARLAEGVERVREKGESLLRRPRVFFEEWPDPLISGIRWVSELVEAAGGEDVFPELRERGDGKGRIVAPEEVIRRAPEVIIGSWCGRKVRFERIRSRPGWDAIPAVRRDKIFEIKSALILQPGPAALTDGLASLHAIIAAASEG; encoded by the coding sequence ATGAGCGAGGCGCTCGATCTGGAGGGGTACCCTCGAAGGATCGTCTGCCTGACCGAGGAGACGACGGAGATTCTTTACCTCCTGGGGGCGGGCGAGCGCGTCGTGGGCATCTCCGGCTACACGGTGCGGCCCCCCGAGGCCAGGAGCAAGCCGAAGGTCTCCTCATATCTGGACGCCAACTTCGAGAAGATCCTGGGCCTGAAGCCCGACCTCGTTCTGGCGTTCTCGGATCTCCAGGCCGATCTGGCCCGCGAGCTGATCGTCCGCGGAGCTCCGGTGATGACCTTCAACCAGCGGAGCCTGGAGGAGATCTATCAGACGATCCGAATCCTCGGGGGGATGATCGGGCGCGAGCCGGAGGGGCGGGCGCTCGCGGCGCGGCTCGCGGAGGGTGTGGAGAGAGTGCGGGAGAAGGGGGAGAGCCTTCTCCGTCGCCCGCGCGTCTTCTTCGAGGAGTGGCCCGACCCTCTGATCTCGGGAATCCGCTGGGTCAGCGAGCTGGTGGAGGCTGCCGGCGGGGAGGACGTCTTCCCGGAGCTGCGCGAGCGCGGCGACGGGAAGGGGCGAATCGTCGCTCCGGAGGAGGTGATCCGGCGGGCGCCGGAGGTGATCATCGGATCCTGGTGCGGACGGAAGGTGCGCTTCGAAAGAATCCGCTCGCGCCCCGGCTGGGACGCGATTCCCGCCGTCCGCCGGGACAAGATCTTCGAAATAAAGTCGGCGCTGATTCTCCAGCCCGGACCGGCCGCCCTCACCGACGGCCTGGCCAGCCTGCACGCCATCATCGCGGCGGCTTCGGAGGGGTGA
- a CDS encoding thrombospondin type 3 repeat-containing protein encodes MGHQLNVRAIRNLLVILVTVCALTSAGIIHDWAARPASRPGLQPDNQKDIDPEALAYFSRIQPTAHERMLGLNPLGDSFKPNLPPVNRRQGLVYTPAGFVDLRRSGGLDSIPAGLRKRQRDPAPGAPDVLLAQIEARSLKDRGPEGIEEMIRDLGGRVIGSIPERAFVIVGSTEALAKVRAAAFVETASPYLPAFKIDPALGRSPLISRLRAESREMEILADTWPGFDRKEVLDQVRAVTGADLAALDGETGSALRIRATPEKIVALAQIPGIRYMQESAEFTLASAEVHTTAQVGEVEHTGGATPYWDLGVDGGGLGLGSAVAPQIVAVLDNGVSTDTVSFAHNTSSLTQAQIAALVAGNTHRKIAAYQLVGTHAPGATLGETCDGLLYGSGTHGNVVAGIIAGYPSALGASATISPLPGYVRTNINMDGIARGARLVVQDAGTEADCNIAELVEHGGNITPGSLTDRMTAAIAAGARLHVMPFAVPNFNAQVSGGGQGTYSVEANQIDTFLANHLDYMVISPVGNGGASLSSGRDLIPDYFDGVSNLQSDPLCSGQSPICRPLQVSPPATAKDSIATGAVCEDVQSMFSDFNEEENVTNFTSKGPATPASLRTAPIITGVGNDRSPTGGGPLTYGMAVFRSTDNNQDGTVEAALDQHNRGTSFAAATVTGQAALIRDYFAQGFYPTGTRVDTDRIATISGALVKAMLVASANFSEELIGASSGGLSLDGDDVAVDTARAVELATVGIIGNNRQGYGRAIVSQVLPIATWPDVSLGLPNTPEHPAIGLVVWDYVGTNEPTINNTSRIEIPHHFQMTSTSGQVRIALAWPDPPGELLVNDLDLEVTSPTGKVYDGNSYQGLNAVVGQWSLGRSQAGANPDDLRNTVEAIHLSSDPDRDPNTPDNELEAGVWTINVIRGAAGASPGLITANISLKEDANNNFALDNNVCNVKSLNKGAPCTGVADCTGSDPARACGEDLDADGLLDTAGQAYGLVVSGPVVTSPDLFNPPSHANLPQSIVRFDKFRYTCADSVGLRLYDLDATPENLTTGVTVESRNVAGTVVDTETSISFNATGNQNFSSIGLPIRLITGGVGSPNNGIVEADTGYTLKVIHTDAPRDSVGYAKVNCEPDLLGGLFANPGGRDAADLIFGGCDNDQFLDAGETVTYSIAVVNNSILDEYNAVTATLTVFRSDGITPSTKVTVLDSPKGIGRMPAGQPVGVTFSLKVASDVLTEGNKVVLNLSLAQGTGGTLLARKTFSFTHAVAADRESFHYSTDFPSGTGSPVARDLNRSLVIEPNDRPGLTLGAVDETVQFSSLFFNDPATGRINNQIQGTDEPYPAGGILNGASDPNGNGVLDRGILASGSPSAGDLVPWDFDRNNGGWYAARDPQSVLGASPATLPLWHYVTHGQCGFQTQIRSNCVLANGTPGNDPDGGGPSPCAAIPAGLAGFVGGMWHTGDGTATADATACGNYGVPFNPNSGVRAELLYDVVFSPIIQKVRQGNDANGFPFTVEFQRIAYNATVQFDYNTTFFTDIDNNVDNPTPNVLLGEPLRGDGLSYYVTNLIGPVDPYYTVTSYNQLTFGPTTDPDASLTGPSPALSGDETGFPGFDSASTNPFAVKPKIPTAPVNLRPFPGPNEVHAGSDTPAGPSRNVDISAVGYEDNGLQFYVPGDAGNRFQIGLGFLNVEGALGGAVGDYGVGIDDVVFEWDEVHPLAEATSSCSRIGGLCSGGTKNGQPCASNAQCPGGTCVPVANQIAAGLPCATLTVDRTNLFDCDQDLAVTVNDPKINNNGPGSPTVIDTVQLRAFSNSDPYPGEIFTATETGINTGVFKGSIRVSGTFNSPGVLFLVPSTETNVFVAYEDPLCDSNHNGTFGQSSFTNLDGDGLDAASGRDGICGTADDIPSLFGADGACGARQHCSNAPAQICTINADCGAGTCNPATIDDTGDNCATTYNATQTDQDGDHVGDACDNCLFLANADQADVDLDGVGDRCDWDDVDADGVANEVDNCPDVYNPGQEISGGGTVGTACNNQSDADGDTIADKNDNCVLISNVSQANVDRLDPITAQVVDKLGDACDGDCVGTCTGGTRAGLGCYLNADCPGGSCTGRLCSTQNDDLDRDLVKDTFDNCPTLYNQTTLPGSNPPVQADGNFNGLGDVCDPAGNFDETRNGIPDDVENGPFYAVAVTCNKVPLADIVVLKTLVRDLPEVAQCGAAGTSPCGDGDVFGDPGEMVRVRLILQNISAQNLTGLTMSLSTADPDLTCLTDTTIRVASLPAGGTVDTRTLGTCAGGLKAGQRCASNAECPASTCTAYGPDGDYFEMVISPSVSTVDVTNPARANLTLTLNSDQAGGTARTIPISFVEDLDLPGGAPPPYTASKCTAESNVPGAACSSDANCTSGGFPAGKCLPGLIYEGFETTTGFPGTIGALMNSGSGPGLIAGQACYGFMEVLGRTAAQGCQIDPDNDNDWHIHTLSSPDFGKAFQGNQSAHWGLHTDPANRAGDTIHFRQIAAFVTNPINLTLTPATDDLFLSFYQIVELVDDNSVNFAPGQAGDFVDVQIQVDGNPSPAVDSFGRWQKLEPFQNVYEHTPQVFSWFGYCEFTPADAAKATNPGAYGETMCFPDGVWSHSGNVLGANKFDIYQAQGPGFLGSVGEGIWVQSKFNLALFLGQRVRIRWIGQSWDFGNGWEAYLLPPGSAPPFDVGFRDDGWWIDTIQITGAVQTPFVPLVEPTTLPLGSQCPAINSPNNCNEALGTSFGINPLLVLIDTDGDGALAPGETFRLDALGTDNPGGCKNGILQFQFSRDGIVVQDWSTTTSYVSSFAGLAAYTVKARCSTDFSCTSASFDLNGVVTGAATKLVGICPTIPFPVTLPDMTASGTGLFSLPSLLDQPTGQTTCSPPVPPAVQYEVGPMLPSTYGHNFLRTAATGHLTGSGTCDSGPKAGQSCFSNSDCISPNLCSGGGGVNQKFAEFQGVPGACADSNTSSCNIDVTPLSLCEPPAQVHPDHPIGFSDNANPGLFCQGDALSQNLPCTVDATCKLEVNSRGACSAGLFYYMLGAYTFAGPGGTLTHNQFNGSPALLHVARTNAGTVDIPYTFGPYLDPAAATNCP; translated from the coding sequence TTGGGCCACCAATTGAACGTGCGCGCCATCCGCAACCTTCTTGTGATCCTCGTCACCGTCTGTGCTCTCACCTCCGCCGGCATCATCCACGATTGGGCGGCCCGTCCCGCCAGCCGTCCCGGCCTGCAGCCCGACAACCAGAAGGACATCGACCCGGAGGCGCTCGCCTACTTCAGCCGAATCCAGCCCACGGCGCACGAGCGGATGCTGGGGCTCAATCCGCTGGGGGACTCCTTCAAGCCGAACCTTCCTCCCGTCAACCGGCGGCAGGGCCTGGTCTATACGCCGGCGGGATTCGTGGATCTCAGGCGTTCCGGAGGGCTCGACTCCATTCCCGCCGGGCTGCGCAAACGCCAGCGCGACCCCGCCCCGGGAGCGCCGGACGTCCTGCTCGCGCAGATCGAGGCGCGCAGCCTGAAGGATCGAGGGCCGGAAGGGATCGAGGAGATGATTCGCGATCTGGGCGGCCGCGTGATCGGCAGCATTCCGGAGCGTGCCTTCGTGATCGTCGGATCGACGGAGGCCCTGGCGAAGGTTCGCGCCGCCGCCTTCGTGGAAACCGCCAGCCCCTACCTTCCCGCCTTCAAGATCGATCCCGCCCTCGGCCGCTCCCCGCTCATCTCGCGCCTGCGGGCTGAATCGAGGGAGATGGAGATCCTGGCCGACACGTGGCCGGGCTTCGATCGGAAGGAAGTGCTGGACCAGGTCCGGGCGGTGACCGGCGCCGATCTCGCCGCGCTCGACGGAGAGACGGGAAGCGCTCTGCGGATCCGCGCCACGCCCGAGAAGATCGTCGCGCTGGCTCAGATCCCCGGGATCCGCTACATGCAGGAATCGGCGGAGTTCACCCTGGCGAGCGCCGAGGTCCACACCACCGCGCAGGTGGGCGAGGTCGAGCACACGGGGGGCGCGACGCCCTACTGGGATCTCGGCGTAGACGGCGGCGGGCTCGGCCTTGGCTCGGCCGTCGCGCCCCAGATCGTCGCCGTCCTGGACAACGGAGTCTCCACCGACACGGTTTCCTTCGCCCACAACACCTCCTCCCTGACCCAGGCCCAGATCGCCGCCCTGGTCGCCGGCAATACCCACCGGAAGATCGCCGCCTACCAGCTCGTCGGCACTCACGCTCCGGGGGCGACGCTCGGGGAGACCTGTGACGGCCTGCTTTACGGATCCGGCACGCACGGCAACGTCGTGGCGGGGATCATCGCCGGCTATCCTTCCGCCCTCGGCGCCTCAGCAACGATCTCCCCGCTTCCGGGCTACGTCCGGACGAACATCAACATGGACGGCATCGCCCGCGGAGCGCGCCTGGTGGTCCAGGATGCCGGGACGGAAGCCGACTGCAACATCGCCGAGTTGGTGGAGCATGGCGGCAACATTACTCCCGGCAGCCTCACCGACCGGATGACCGCCGCCATCGCCGCCGGCGCCCGCCTCCACGTGATGCCCTTCGCGGTGCCGAACTTCAACGCCCAGGTGAGCGGCGGGGGCCAGGGGACCTATTCCGTCGAGGCGAACCAGATCGACACCTTCCTGGCGAACCACCTCGATTACATGGTGATCAGCCCGGTGGGGAACGGTGGGGCGAGCCTGAGCTCCGGCCGCGATCTGATCCCCGATTACTTCGACGGAGTCTCCAACCTCCAGAGCGATCCGCTGTGCTCGGGACAGAGCCCAATCTGCCGGCCGCTGCAGGTCTCGCCGCCGGCGACCGCCAAGGATTCGATCGCCACCGGAGCGGTATGCGAGGACGTGCAGAGCATGTTCTCCGACTTCAACGAGGAGGAGAACGTCACCAACTTCACCTCCAAGGGTCCCGCCACTCCGGCGAGCCTCCGGACGGCCCCCATCATCACCGGCGTGGGCAACGATCGGAGTCCAACCGGCGGCGGGCCCCTCACCTACGGGATGGCGGTCTTCCGCTCGACCGACAACAACCAGGACGGGACGGTCGAGGCGGCCCTCGATCAGCACAACCGCGGAACCTCCTTCGCGGCCGCCACGGTGACCGGCCAGGCCGCGCTGATCCGGGACTACTTCGCGCAGGGCTTCTATCCGACCGGCACGCGCGTCGATACCGATCGGATCGCCACCATTTCCGGGGCCCTGGTCAAGGCGATGCTGGTGGCCTCCGCCAACTTCTCCGAGGAGCTGATCGGCGCCTCCTCCGGCGGCCTGTCGCTGGACGGCGACGACGTCGCGGTCGACACGGCGCGCGCCGTGGAGCTGGCCACCGTCGGGATCATCGGCAACAACCGGCAGGGATACGGCCGCGCCATCGTCTCGCAGGTCCTGCCGATCGCCACCTGGCCCGACGTCTCGCTGGGCCTTCCGAACACTCCCGAGCACCCGGCGATCGGACTCGTCGTCTGGGACTACGTCGGCACGAACGAGCCCACCATCAACAACACCTCGCGCATCGAGATCCCGCATCACTTCCAGATGACCTCCACCTCGGGGCAGGTGCGCATCGCGCTCGCCTGGCCCGATCCGCCGGGCGAGCTGCTGGTCAACGACCTCGACCTGGAGGTGACGTCACCCACGGGCAAGGTCTATGACGGCAACAGCTATCAGGGGCTGAACGCCGTCGTCGGTCAGTGGAGCCTCGGGCGCTCGCAAGCGGGAGCGAACCCCGACGATCTACGCAACACCGTGGAGGCGATCCACCTTTCGAGCGATCCCGATCGGGATCCCAACACCCCCGACAACGAGCTGGAGGCGGGCGTCTGGACCATCAACGTGATTCGCGGGGCCGCCGGGGCCAGCCCGGGGCTGATCACCGCCAACATCAGCCTGAAGGAAGACGCCAACAACAACTTCGCCCTGGACAACAACGTCTGCAACGTGAAGAGCCTGAACAAGGGGGCGCCCTGCACCGGCGTGGCCGACTGCACCGGCTCCGATCCGGCCCGCGCCTGCGGCGAGGATCTCGACGCCGACGGGCTGCTGGACACCGCCGGCCAGGCGTACGGCCTGGTGGTCTCCGGCCCGGTCGTGACCTCTCCCGATCTCTTCAATCCGCCGTCACATGCCAATCTGCCCCAGAGCATCGTGCGCTTCGACAAGTTCCGCTACACCTGCGCCGACTCGGTCGGCCTGCGGCTCTACGACCTCGACGCGACGCCCGAGAACCTCACCACCGGCGTCACGGTCGAGTCCCGCAACGTCGCCGGCACGGTCGTCGACACGGAGACCAGCATCTCGTTCAACGCCACCGGCAACCAGAACTTCTCCAGCATCGGGCTGCCCATCCGCCTGATCACCGGAGGGGTCGGCTCGCCGAACAACGGCATCGTCGAGGCCGACACCGGCTACACCCTGAAGGTGATCCACACCGACGCGCCGCGCGACTCGGTCGGCTACGCGAAGGTGAACTGCGAGCCCGACCTGCTCGGCGGCCTGTTCGCCAACCCGGGAGGCCGGGACGCCGCCGACCTCATCTTCGGCGGCTGTGACAACGACCAGTTCCTCGATGCCGGAGAAACGGTCACCTATTCGATCGCCGTCGTGAACAACTCGATTCTGGACGAATACAACGCCGTCACCGCCACGCTGACCGTCTTCCGCTCCGACGGCATCACCCCTTCGACCAAGGTCACCGTGCTCGACTCCCCGAAGGGAATCGGCCGGATGCCCGCCGGACAGCCGGTGGGGGTCACCTTCTCCCTGAAGGTCGCCTCCGACGTGCTCACCGAGGGGAACAAGGTCGTCCTCAACCTGTCGCTCGCCCAGGGAACGGGAGGCACGCTCCTGGCGCGCAAGACCTTCTCCTTCACGCATGCCGTCGCCGCCGATCGCGAGAGCTTCCACTACTCCACCGATTTCCCGTCGGGGACGGGCTCCCCCGTCGCGCGCGATCTGAACCGGTCGCTGGTCATCGAGCCGAACGATCGCCCCGGCCTGACGCTGGGGGCGGTGGACGAGACGGTGCAGTTCTCCAGCCTGTTCTTCAACGACCCGGCCACCGGCAGGATCAACAACCAGATCCAGGGAACCGACGAGCCCTACCCGGCCGGGGGAATCCTGAACGGGGCGAGCGATCCGAACGGCAACGGCGTCCTGGACCGCGGCATCCTGGCCTCCGGCAGCCCCTCGGCGGGCGACCTGGTCCCCTGGGATTTCGACCGCAACAACGGCGGCTGGTACGCGGCGCGCGACCCGCAATCGGTCCTCGGCGCCTCGCCGGCGACGCTGCCCTTGTGGCATTACGTCACCCACGGCCAGTGCGGCTTCCAGACCCAGATCCGGTCCAACTGCGTGCTCGCCAACGGCACTCCCGGCAACGATCCCGACGGGGGCGGCCCCTCCCCCTGCGCCGCCATCCCGGCCGGCCTGGCGGGATTCGTCGGCGGGATGTGGCACACGGGCGACGGGACCGCAACCGCCGACGCCACCGCCTGCGGCAACTACGGCGTCCCGTTCAATCCCAACAGCGGCGTCCGCGCCGAGCTGCTCTACGACGTGGTCTTCAGCCCGATCATCCAGAAAGTGCGGCAGGGGAACGACGCCAACGGCTTTCCGTTCACCGTCGAATTCCAGCGCATCGCCTACAACGCCACCGTGCAGTTCGACTACAACACCACGTTCTTCACCGACATCGACAACAACGTCGACAATCCGACCCCCAACGTCCTCCTAGGAGAGCCGCTGCGCGGCGACGGCCTCTCCTACTACGTGACGAACCTGATCGGCCCAGTCGACCCCTATTACACCGTCACCTCCTACAACCAGCTGACGTTCGGCCCCACGACCGATCCCGACGCCTCGCTGACCGGCCCGAGCCCCGCCCTGTCGGGCGATGAGACCGGCTTCCCCGGCTTCGACAGCGCCAGCACGAACCCCTTTGCCGTGAAGCCGAAGATCCCGACGGCGCCGGTGAACCTGCGCCCCTTCCCGGGGCCGAACGAGGTCCATGCCGGGTCGGATACGCCGGCCGGGCCTTCGCGCAACGTCGACATCAGCGCCGTCGGCTACGAGGACAACGGCCTCCAGTTCTACGTTCCGGGAGACGCCGGGAACCGGTTCCAGATCGGGCTCGGCTTCCTGAACGTAGAAGGGGCCCTCGGCGGAGCGGTCGGCGATTACGGCGTCGGCATCGACGACGTGGTGTTCGAATGGGACGAAGTCCATCCTCTGGCGGAGGCGACTTCGTCTTGCAGCCGGATCGGCGGCCTGTGCTCGGGCGGCACCAAGAACGGCCAGCCCTGCGCCTCGAACGCCCAGTGCCCGGGCGGGACCTGCGTCCCGGTGGCCAACCAGATCGCCGCCGGCCTACCCTGCGCCACGCTGACCGTCGATCGGACGAACCTTTTCGACTGCGATCAGGATCTCGCCGTCACCGTGAACGATCCCAAGATCAACAACAACGGCCCCGGCTCGCCGACGGTGATCGACACGGTCCAGCTCCGGGCCTTCTCCAACTCCGATCCCTATCCGGGAGAGATCTTCACGGCGACCGAGACCGGGATCAACACCGGCGTCTTCAAGGGATCGATCCGCGTGTCGGGGACGTTCAACTCCCCCGGCGTGCTGTTCCTGGTCCCCTCCACCGAGACGAACGTCTTCGTGGCCTATGAAGATCCGCTGTGCGACTCGAACCACAACGGCACGTTCGGGCAGAGCAGCTTCACCAACCTGGACGGCGACGGCCTCGACGCCGCCTCCGGGCGGGACGGGATCTGCGGCACAGCCGACGACATTCCCTCCCTGTTCGGAGCGGACGGCGCTTGCGGAGCTCGCCAGCACTGCAGCAACGCCCCGGCACAGATCTGCACGATCAACGCCGACTGCGGCGCCGGAACCTGCAACCCCGCCACCATCGACGACACCGGCGACAACTGCGCCACCACCTACAACGCCACGCAGACCGACCAGGACGGCGATCACGTCGGCGACGCCTGCGACAACTGCCTGTTCCTCGCCAACGCCGACCAGGCCGACGTCGATCTCGACGGCGTGGGCGATCGCTGCGACTGGGACGACGTCGACGCCGACGGCGTCGCGAACGAGGTGGACAACTGCCCCGACGTCTACAACCCGGGCCAGGAGATCAGCGGCGGAGGCACCGTCGGCACCGCCTGCAACAACCAGAGCGACGCCGACGGCGACACCATCGCCGACAAGAACGACAACTGCGTGCTGATCTCGAACGTCTCCCAGGCCAACGTCGACCGTCTCGACCCGATCACCGCCCAGGTCGTCGACAAGCTGGGCGACGCCTGCGACGGCGACTGCGTCGGGACCTGCACCGGCGGGACGCGCGCCGGCCTCGGCTGCTACCTGAACGCCGACTGCCCCGGCGGGAGCTGTACCGGCCGCTTGTGCTCGACCCAGAACGATGACCTCGACCGCGATCTCGTGAAGGACACGTTCGACAACTGCCCGACGCTTTACAACCAGACGACACTGCCGGGGAGCAACCCCCCCGTCCAAGCGGACGGGAACTTCAACGGCCTGGGCGACGTCTGCGATCCCGCCGGGAACTTCGACGAGACGCGTAACGGCATTCCGGACGACGTGGAGAACGGCCCGTTCTACGCTGTGGCGGTGACCTGCAACAAGGTGCCGCTGGCCGACATCGTCGTCCTCAAGACGCTGGTCCGCGATCTTCCCGAAGTGGCGCAGTGCGGCGCCGCCGGGACCTCGCCGTGCGGCGACGGCGACGTGTTCGGCGATCCGGGCGAGATGGTCCGGGTGCGCCTGATCCTGCAGAACATCTCCGCTCAGAACCTGACCGGACTGACGATGTCGCTGTCGACCGCCGATCCCGACCTCACCTGTCTGACCGACACCACGATCCGGGTCGCCTCGCTGCCGGCGGGCGGCACGGTGGACACCCGCACGCTCGGCACCTGCGCGGGCGGGCTGAAGGCGGGCCAGCGCTGCGCCTCGAACGCCGAGTGCCCCGCCTCCACCTGCACCGCCTACGGCCCCGACGGCGACTACTTCGAAATGGTGATCTCGCCGTCGGTGAGCACCGTCGATGTCACGAACCCGGCGCGCGCCAACCTCACGCTGACTTTGAACTCCGACCAGGCGGGCGGCACGGCGCGCACGATTCCAATCTCATTCGTCGAGGACCTCGATCTCCCGGGCGGCGCCCCGCCCCCGTACACCGCCAGCAAATGCACAGCGGAGAGCAACGTGCCGGGCGCGGCCTGTAGCTCGGACGCCAACTGCACCAGCGGCGGGTTCCCGGCCGGCAAGTGCCTCCCCGGCCTGATCTACGAAGGGTTCGAGACGACGACCGGGTTCCCGGGGACGATCGGCGCCTTGATGAACAGCGGCAGCGGCCCCGGGCTGATCGCCGGCCAGGCCTGCTACGGCTTCATGGAAGTCCTCGGCCGCACCGCGGCCCAGGGATGCCAGATCGATCCCGACAACGACAACGACTGGCATATCCACACCCTGAGCTCGCCCGATTTCGGCAAGGCTTTCCAGGGAAACCAGTCGGCCCACTGGGGACTGCACACCGACCCGGCGAACCGGGCGGGCGACACGATCCACTTCCGCCAGATCGCCGCGTTCGTCACCAACCCGATCAACCTGACGCTGACCCCGGCGACCGACGACCTGTTCCTGTCGTTCTACCAGATCGTCGAACTGGTCGACGACAACTCGGTGAACTTCGCGCCGGGCCAGGCGGGCGATTTCGTCGACGTGCAGATCCAGGTCGACGGAAACCCCAGCCCGGCGGTCGACAGCTTCGGCCGGTGGCAGAAGCTCGAGCCCTTCCAGAACGTCTACGAGCACACGCCTCAGGTCTTCTCCTGGTTCGGCTATTGCGAGTTCACCCCGGCCGATGCCGCGAAGGCGACGAACCCGGGCGCCTACGGCGAGACGATGTGCTTCCCGGACGGCGTCTGGTCGCACTCCGGAAACGTCCTCGGGGCGAACAAGTTCGACATCTACCAGGCCCAGGGCCCCGGTTTCCTGGGAAGCGTCGGGGAGGGGATCTGGGTCCAGTCGAAGTTCAACCTGGCGCTGTTCCTCGGACAGCGGGTCCGCATCCGCTGGATCGGTCAGTCGTGGGACTTCGGCAACGGCTGGGAGGCCTACCTCCTGCCGCCGGGCTCGGCGCCTCCCTTCGATGTCGGGTTCCGCGACGACGGCTGGTGGATCGACACCATCCAGATCACCGGCGCCGTCCAGACGCCGTTCGTGCCGCTCGTCGAGCCGACGACGCTGCCGCTGGGCAGTCAGTGCCCCGCCATCAACAGCCCGAACAACTGCAACGAGGCGCTGGGGACGTCGTTCGGGATCAATCCGCTCCTCGTCCTGATCGACACCGACGGCGACGGCGCGCTGGCGCCGGGCGAGACCTTCCGGCTCGACGCCCTGGGGACCGACAACCCGGGCGGCTGCAAGAACGGCATCCTGCAGTTCCAGTTCAGCCGCGACGGGATCGTCGTCCAGGACTGGTCCACGACGACCTCCTACGTCTCCTCCTTCGCGGGCCTCGCCGCCTACACCGTGAAGGCGCGCTGTAGCACCGATTTCTCCTGCACGTCGGCTTCGTTCGACCTGAACGGAGTGGTGACGGGAGCGGCGACCAAGCTGGTGGGCATCTGCCCGACCATCCCCTTCCCGGTCACGCTCCCCGACATGACCGCCTCCGGAACCGGCCTGTTCTCGCTGCCGAGCCTCCTCGATCAGCCGACCGGCCAGACCACCTGCTCGCCCCCCGTGCCGCCCGCCGTGCAATACGAGGTTGGACCGATGCTTCCGTCGACCTACGGTCACAACTTCCTGCGGACCGCCGCCACCGGGCACCTCACCGGCAGCGGTACCTGTGACAGCGGGCCGAAGGCGGGCCAGAGCTGCTTCAGCAACTCCGACTGCATCAGCCCGAACCTCTGCTCTGGCGGAGGCGGCGTAAACCAGAAGTTCGCGGAGTTCCAGGGCGTCCCCGGCGCATGCGCCGATTCGAACACCTCGTCATGCAACATCGACGTCACGCCTCTCTCACTCTGCGAGCCGCCCGCGCAGGTCCACCCGGATCACCCGATCGGCTTCAGCGACAACGCCAATCCGGGCCTGTTCTGCCAGGGCGACGCTCTGTCGCAGAACCTTCCCTGCACCGTCGACGCGACCTGCAAGTTGGAGGTGAATTCACGGGGAGCCTGCTCGGCAGGTCTGTTCTATTACATGCTCGGAGCCTACACGTTCGCCGGGCCCGGCGGCACGCTCACGCACAACCAGTTCAACGGCTCTCCGGCGCTGCTCCACGTGGCCCGCACCAACGCCGGGACGGTGGACATTCCTTACACCTTCGGGCCGTACCTGGATCCGGCCGCGGCGACGAACTGCCCTTAG
- a CDS encoding extradiol dioxygenase, whose translation MINGAHVLIYSTDAEADRAFFKDVLRLRSVDVGEGWLIFALPPSEVALHPGEGDFVQEHDGHKLLGAVLYLMCADLKKTIETLKDKKVRCSKITEAPWGLATTVALPSGGEIGLYQPTHQTAHDLTRS comes from the coding sequence ATGATCAACGGCGCGCACGTCCTGATCTACAGCACCGACGCGGAGGCTGACCGGGCCTTCTTCAAGGATGTCCTGCGCCTGCGGTCGGTAGACGTCGGGGAGGGCTGGCTCATCTTCGCCCTGCCCCCCTCGGAGGTCGCGCTCCATCCCGGCGAAGGCGATTTCGTCCAGGAGCACGACGGCCACAAGCTCCTCGGCGCCGTGCTCTACTTGATGTGCGCTGATTTGAAGAAAACGATCGAGACCCTGAAAGACAAGAAGGTCCGATGCTCGAAGATTACCGAGGCGCCGTGGGGATTGGCGACGACCGTTGCGCTCCCCAGCGGCGGAGAGATCGGCCTGTACCAGCCCACGCACCAGACCGCGCACGATCTTACGCGGAGCTAG